The Spirosoma foliorum genome has a window encoding:
- a CDS encoding catalase: MQQDNHKPGPTIPSEGQNGQSLANKIPAEHPMMTDNRSPLTTNVGQPVADDQNSLRAGERGPTLLEDYILREKLQHFDHERIPERIVHARGAAAHGYFELYESLSDLTTATVLTDTSAQTPVFVRFSTVAGSRGSADTARDVRGFAVKMYTPEGNWDIVGNNIPVFFIQDAIKFPDLIHAAKPEPDREIPQAATAHDTFWDFISLTPESMHMIMWIMSDRSLPRSFGMMEGFGVHTFRLINAQGKSTFVKFHWKPVLGVHSLVWDEAQHIAGKDADFHRREMWDSIKAGNFLEWELGIQTLTEDEEQKYDFDILDATKIWPEELLPVRRIGKMTLNRNPDNYFAETEQVAFNTTNLVPGIDFSNDPLLQGRNFSYLDTQLSRLGSPNFTELPINRPRCPVSNNQRDAQMRHTIDKGRVSYAPASLDGHSPDEATPAGGGFVSYPAAVNGPKVRARSESFGDHYGQAKLFWNSMSGPEKEHIVKALQFELSMVETRAVRQRMLEHLHKINEVLAGQVAAALGEPTSNGQVSAKPRGTADSVVGAQGLADATSETTASGGVQRSDALSMAHQPTSAKGRKVAILVTDGVDSQQVNALKEALSQAGAQGELVGPHLGDIDGKGGKLAAQKTYANTSSVLYDAVYAPGGSGMSELARQGDAHVFLAQAYKHGKPVAAIGESVALLKNSLPEGAIDANAGVLTQTGQNAQATIEQFVKAVGKRYWQRSLVETVAA; the protein is encoded by the coding sequence ATGCAGCAAGACAATCACAAGCCAGGACCAACTATTCCGTCAGAAGGCCAAAATGGCCAAAGCTTGGCCAACAAAATTCCAGCCGAGCACCCGATGATGACTGATAATCGCAGTCCGCTGACCACCAACGTCGGTCAGCCTGTTGCCGACGACCAGAATTCGCTGCGGGCGGGTGAACGGGGACCCACCCTGCTCGAAGATTACATTCTGCGCGAAAAATTGCAGCATTTCGACCATGAGCGAATTCCTGAACGCATCGTCCACGCCCGAGGGGCGGCCGCCCATGGCTATTTCGAACTCTATGAATCGCTCAGTGACCTGACGACGGCAACGGTGCTTACCGATACCTCGGCGCAGACGCCTGTCTTCGTGCGCTTCTCGACGGTTGCCGGCTCGCGGGGGTCGGCCGATACGGCCCGCGATGTGCGCGGCTTTGCCGTGAAGATGTACACCCCGGAAGGAAACTGGGACATCGTCGGCAACAACATCCCGGTATTTTTCATTCAGGATGCCATTAAGTTTCCCGACCTGATCCACGCGGCCAAGCCCGAACCCGACCGCGAAATTCCCCAGGCGGCCACGGCCCACGATACGTTCTGGGATTTTATTTCACTCACTCCCGAATCAATGCACATGATCATGTGGATTATGAGTGACCGCTCACTTCCCCGCAGTTTCGGCATGATGGAAGGCTTCGGGGTGCATACCTTCCGGCTTATTAATGCCCAGGGTAAATCGACGTTCGTTAAGTTCCACTGGAAACCAGTGCTGGGCGTTCACTCGTTAGTCTGGGACGAAGCCCAGCATATTGCCGGTAAGGATGCGGATTTCCACCGGCGCGAGATGTGGGACTCGATCAAAGCGGGGAATTTCCTGGAGTGGGAATTGGGCATTCAGACCCTGACCGAAGACGAAGAGCAGAAATACGATTTCGATATTCTGGACGCCACCAAAATCTGGCCCGAAGAATTGCTACCGGTTCGGCGGATTGGCAAAATGACACTCAACCGCAACCCGGACAACTACTTCGCCGAAACCGAGCAAGTAGCCTTTAACACCACTAACCTAGTGCCGGGGATCGATTTCAGTAACGACCCACTGTTGCAGGGTCGTAACTTCTCCTACCTCGACACGCAGTTGAGTCGACTCGGCAGCCCGAACTTCACGGAGTTACCCATCAACCGCCCCCGGTGTCCAGTCTCCAACAACCAGCGTGATGCCCAGATGCGCCACACCATCGACAAGGGCCGGGTTTCGTATGCACCGGCTTCGCTCGACGGTCATTCGCCCGATGAAGCCACGCCGGCCGGGGGTGGGTTCGTCAGCTACCCGGCCGCGGTGAACGGCCCCAAAGTACGCGCCCGTAGCGAATCGTTCGGTGACCACTACGGGCAGGCCAAACTGTTCTGGAACAGCATGAGCGGTCCCGAGAAGGAGCACATCGTCAAAGCTCTTCAGTTTGAGCTGAGTATGGTTGAAACCCGGGCGGTTCGGCAGCGAATGTTGGAACACCTGCACAAAATTAACGAGGTGCTAGCCGGACAGGTGGCGGCAGCTCTGGGCGAACCGACCAGCAATGGGCAAGTTTCGGCCAAACCGCGCGGTACCGCGGACTCGGTCGTGGGCGCGCAGGGGCTGGCCGATGCGACCTCAGAAACAACGGCATCGGGGGGCGTACAGCGGTCAGACGCCCTAAGTATGGCTCATCAGCCTACCAGCGCTAAAGGTCGGAAAGTGGCGATTCTGGTGACCGATGGCGTCGACAGCCAACAGGTCAACGCGCTCAAAGAGGCACTTAGTCAGGCCGGGGCACAGGGCGAACTGGTTGGTCCGCACCTGGGTGATATCGACGGAAAAGGCGGCAAACTGGCAGCCCAAAAGACCTATGCCAACACCAGTTCGGTGCTTTACGACGCTGTTTATGCCCCCGGTGGTTCGGGCATGAGCGAACTGGCCCGCCAAGGGGATGCCCACGTTTTTCTGGCTCAAGCCTACAAACACGGCAAGCCGGTAGCAGCCATAGGCGAAAGCGTTGCCCTGTTGAAGAATTCCCTGCCCGAGGGAGCCATCGACGCAAACGCGGGTGTACTGACCCAAACCGGCCAGAATGCGCAGGCCACGATTGAGCAGTTTGTGAAGGCCGTTGGGAAGCGGTACTGGCAGCGATCACTGGTAGAAACGGTAGCCGCGTAA
- a CDS encoding IS701 family transposase, which translates to MKVTAQLYGQFLLSSQINYTATYLADHLEGITHDNVQYFLKASRVAPRQVWQHVRHQIQLDTDGYILFDDTVLNKEHSHKIELVRRQYSGNAHGIIKGIGVVNCVYFNPKINQFWLIDYRIFNPDEDGKSKLDHVLDMLNQLAPRQISYRIVLMDSWYAVTDLFKWLITNEKLFYCPIKSNRKVDDSGGKEPYQPVSYLSWSAQQVQQGKLVKVHKMPQNTYLKLFRVLVSTHRTDYIVTNDLAQNETSAAEEKSGIRWTIEQFHREDKQITGLECCQCRLARSQRNHIGLAALTWLRFKQLAYQTKKTVYQLKQGLLDAYLRQELANPSVAFA; encoded by the coding sequence TTGAAGGTCACCGCACAACTTTACGGACAGTTTCTACTGAGTAGCCAGATCAACTATACGGCTACCTACTTGGCTGATCACCTGGAAGGGATCACCCATGACAATGTGCAGTACTTTCTCAAAGCTAGCCGAGTGGCACCTCGCCAGGTCTGGCAACATGTCCGCCACCAAATTCAACTGGATACCGATGGCTATATCCTCTTTGATGATACCGTGCTCAATAAAGAACATAGTCATAAAATTGAACTGGTTCGTCGGCAATACAGTGGAAATGCTCATGGAATCATCAAAGGCATCGGTGTGGTTAATTGTGTCTACTTCAATCCTAAAATTAATCAGTTCTGGCTCATTGACTACCGTATTTTTAATCCCGATGAGGATGGAAAAAGCAAGTTGGATCATGTGTTGGACATGCTTAACCAACTAGCACCCCGCCAGATCAGTTATCGAATCGTCTTAATGGACAGTTGGTATGCTGTGACCGACCTCTTCAAGTGGCTCATTACCAATGAAAAACTGTTTTACTGTCCTATCAAGAGCAACCGTAAGGTCGATGATTCAGGTGGCAAAGAACCGTATCAACCTGTCAGCTATCTGAGCTGGTCAGCTCAACAGGTGCAGCAGGGTAAGCTGGTTAAAGTACACAAGATGCCTCAAAACACCTATCTTAAACTGTTCCGCGTACTGGTGTCTACCCACCGGACGGACTATATCGTCACCAACGATTTAGCTCAAAATGAGACGAGTGCCGCTGAAGAAAAAAGTGGTATTCGTTGGACAATTGAGCAGTTTCATCGAGAAGATAAGCAGATCACGGGTCTGGAATGTTGTCAATGTCGATTAGCTCGTAGTCAACGCAATCACATTGGCTTAGCGGCTCTGACTTGGTTACGTTTTAAACAGTTGGCTTATCAGACTAAGAAAACGGTTTACCAACTCAAACAAGGCTTATTAGATGCTTACCTTCGTCAAGAGTTGGCGAATCCTTCAGTTGCCTTTGCGTAA
- a CDS encoding CocE/NonD family hydrolase, producing MSQIFVKLLVISLLLGPHHLNAQVAYKVQDHYTKTETYITMRDGVKLFTAIYTPKLATTTLPYPILLQRTCYGIAPYGNDSYPNSLGPSMTMMQEGYIMVYQDVRGRYKSEGQFTNMTPVTIYKSNTDVDESSDTFDTIDWLVKHVPNNNGNVGQWGMSYPGFYAAAGLLSNHSALKASSPQAPVSDFFFDDFHHNGAFLQSYFLLFPWFGVPKKDTTTFDWYDSPPVNTAKVVRDGYQIYLDQGPLTFADTYYKDNVFWQETVNHPNYDDYWRKRALLQHYQPNLKTAVMTVGGWFDAEDLSGPLNLYKTIEKKSPGTYNTLVMGPFGHGGWAYETGHTLHSNLYFGDSLASFYMNEIEAKFFRHFLKGVGNSTGLPEAYMFDTGLKKWNQFDKWPAARIHKQKLYLNAAGTLDRQPPKKIASVSYPSDPMKPVPHTEDLTSTMNFTPYNYMSEDQRFAGRRPDVLVFQTGALSQDVTLGGEIKAYLNVASTGTDADFFVKLIDVYPLDEPNHAFMPNKNVTLSNYWQMVRSEMMPARFRNSFEKPQPLRASQKTAVHFPLQDVLHTFKKGHRIMIQVQSTAFPLFARNPQTFVRNPYKAKSSDYAKATQTVFNDSFIEVDLLEGAITEDAQPSVWNFEDYRPRVIGMAPFENGAQSVSTSTSVVTLRFSQKMDTRYYSFGKGPLGIESMARVKRLLGFSEDAKSFSFELEVKPNLRCQLVIGSSFRNENGDRLKPYLIDFKTKD from the coding sequence ATGAGTCAAATCTTTGTTAAGCTTCTTGTCATCAGCCTCCTCTTGGGGCCACATCATCTAAACGCGCAAGTGGCGTATAAAGTCCAGGATCATTATACTAAAACCGAGACCTACATTACCATGCGCGATGGTGTCAAACTGTTTACGGCTATCTATACCCCTAAACTAGCCACAACCACCCTCCCCTATCCAATCCTGTTGCAACGAACCTGCTATGGCATTGCCCCTTACGGTAACGATAGTTATCCCAACAGCTTAGGCCCATCGATGACGATGATGCAGGAGGGCTATATCATGGTGTATCAGGACGTGCGGGGCCGATACAAAAGTGAAGGGCAGTTTACCAACATGACACCCGTAACGATTTACAAAAGTAATACAGACGTGGACGAAAGCTCCGATACCTTTGACACCATTGACTGGTTGGTCAAGCACGTACCCAATAATAATGGCAATGTGGGTCAGTGGGGGATGTCTTACCCGGGGTTTTACGCAGCTGCCGGTCTGCTGAGTAACCATTCCGCCCTGAAAGCATCCAGCCCGCAGGCACCCGTTTCAGACTTCTTTTTTGATGACTTTCATCATAATGGGGCCTTTTTGCAGAGTTATTTTTTATTATTTCCCTGGTTTGGCGTTCCAAAGAAAGACACGACCACCTTTGATTGGTACGATAGCCCGCCGGTTAATACAGCCAAAGTTGTCCGGGATGGCTACCAAATTTACCTGGATCAAGGCCCGCTGACGTTTGCTGACACCTACTATAAAGATAACGTCTTTTGGCAGGAAACGGTGAATCATCCCAATTATGACGACTACTGGCGAAAAAGAGCTTTACTCCAGCACTATCAGCCCAATCTAAAAACAGCTGTTATGACCGTTGGGGGCTGGTTTGATGCCGAAGACCTGTCGGGGCCACTGAATCTTTACAAGACCATTGAGAAGAAGAGCCCCGGCACCTACAACACGCTAGTCATGGGGCCGTTTGGTCATGGTGGATGGGCCTATGAGACCGGCCATACCCTGCACTCTAACCTCTATTTCGGCGATAGCCTGGCGAGCTTCTATATGAATGAGATTGAAGCCAAATTCTTTCGTCATTTTTTGAAGGGCGTTGGTAACAGCACTGGTTTACCGGAAGCGTATATGTTTGATACGGGCCTGAAAAAATGGAATCAGTTTGATAAATGGCCCGCTGCTCGTATTCATAAGCAAAAGCTTTACCTAAATGCAGCGGGCACATTAGATCGGCAACCACCTAAAAAGATTGCGTCCGTATCTTACCCCAGCGATCCCATGAAGCCAGTTCCCCACACCGAGGATTTGACATCGACGATGAACTTTACGCCTTACAATTACATGAGCGAAGACCAGCGCTTTGCTGGCCGTCGGCCCGACGTTCTTGTGTTTCAAACCGGTGCTTTGTCTCAGGATGTGACCCTGGGAGGGGAAATTAAAGCTTATCTTAACGTAGCTAGTACAGGTACAGATGCTGATTTCTTTGTCAAACTGATTGATGTCTATCCCCTGGACGAACCCAATCATGCCTTCATGCCCAATAAAAACGTCACCTTGAGTAATTACTGGCAGATGGTTCGCTCGGAAATGATGCCCGCCCGGTTTCGCAACAGCTTTGAAAAGCCTCAGCCACTGCGCGCTAGTCAGAAAACGGCCGTCCATTTTCCGTTGCAGGATGTGCTCCATACCTTTAAAAAAGGGCATCGGATCATGATCCAGGTCCAAAGTACAGCCTTCCCTTTATTCGCGCGTAACCCCCAGACATTCGTGCGCAACCCCTATAAAGCGAAGTCCTCCGATTATGCGAAGGCCACCCAAACTGTTTTCAACGACAGTTTTATTGAGGTGGATTTGCTAGAAGGGGCTATTACTGAAGATGCCCAGCCATCTGTCTGGAATTTTGAGGACTACCGACCAAGAGTGATTGGCATGGCTCCATTCGAAAACGGAGCTCAATCGGTTAGCACGAGCACATCGGTGGTTACCCTTCGCTTCTCCCAAAAGATGGATACCCGATATTATAGTTTTGGCAAAGGTCCTTTGGGCATAGAAAGCATGGCGAGGGTGAAACGGTTACTAGGCTTTTCGGAGGATGCAAAATCGTTCTCCTTTGAACTTGAGGTGAAGCCGAATCTGCGTTGCCAGTTAGTGATCGGTTCAAGTTTTCGCAATGAGAATGGCGATCGACTCAAGCCTTACCTGATTGATTTTAAGACCAAAGACTAG
- a CDS encoding transposase — MSIEAILKPILAKLFNVNKHQRTFLSELFSVLLGRQGRATFENVARYSRFTELTFRRHFATCFDWLAFNKACIDFTQGPFIGVVDCIFIAQSGTKTFGLDKFWSSCAGKAQLGLEVSLLACVNTLTKQCFALEASQTPPDITQQDDKPYSRLSWYLEQLADCLPQLPALLHWVADGYYAKKEIFTLFVGHRRHLITRLRHDAALYHLWTKGRQPGQRGPTRRYDGKAVFDNLSRWQAEGTHPIHGHIELYSALLYSKHFERRLRVVLLVDTHHQKYVLLASTDEQQSASQIAYYYHLRFQIELFFRDAKQFTGLSQCQARSDEKLDYHLNATLSMVNVARLLLAADASLLKSMNALVRRETNRRVWRLIYSQLSSDGSVDVNRLDSLNCQFWQRRAA; from the coding sequence ATGAGCATCGAAGCGATTCTCAAGCCAATATTGGCTAAACTTTTCAACGTGAACAAGCATCAGCGCACTTTTCTATCCGAACTCTTTTCTGTCTTATTAGGCAGACAGGGACGTGCTACGTTTGAAAACGTGGCCCGCTACTCCCGATTTACTGAACTTACTTTTCGCCGACACTTTGCCACTTGCTTCGATTGGCTGGCCTTTAACAAGGCCTGTATCGATTTCACCCAAGGCCCTTTTATTGGGGTCGTTGATTGTATTTTCATCGCCCAAAGCGGCACCAAAACCTTTGGACTCGACAAATTTTGGTCCTCCTGTGCGGGCAAAGCCCAACTTGGTTTGGAAGTTAGTTTGTTAGCTTGTGTCAACACCCTGACCAAACAATGTTTCGCCCTCGAAGCCAGCCAGACACCACCTGACATCACCCAACAGGATGACAAACCTTACTCCCGGCTGAGCTGGTATCTGGAACAACTCGCCGATTGTCTGCCTCAGCTGCCCGCTCTTTTACACTGGGTAGCTGACGGCTACTACGCTAAAAAAGAAATCTTTACGCTCTTTGTTGGTCATCGTCGCCACCTCATCACCCGGCTGCGCCATGATGCGGCCCTGTATCATTTATGGACTAAAGGCCGCCAGCCTGGTCAGCGTGGCCCGACCCGTCGCTATGATGGCAAAGCTGTCTTTGATAACCTGAGCCGCTGGCAAGCTGAAGGGACTCATCCCATTCATGGTCACATCGAACTTTACAGTGCTTTGCTCTACTCGAAGCATTTCGAGCGTAGGCTGCGCGTGGTATTGTTAGTAGATACTCACCATCAAAAATATGTCTTACTGGCTTCAACCGACGAGCAACAATCGGCCAGCCAGATCGCTTACTATTATCACCTGCGTTTTCAAATTGAGTTGTTTTTCCGGGATGCCAAACAATTTACGGGTTTGAGCCAGTGTCAGGCACGCAGTGATGAGAAGCTGGACTACCACTTGAACGCGACACTTAGCATGGTGAATGTTGCTCGTTTGTTGTTGGCGGCTGATGCTTCATTACTTAAGTCAATGAACGCTTTGGTTCGACGGGAAACCAACCGTCGGGTGTGGAGACTGATATATAGCCAACTTAGTTCTGATGGCTCAGTTGATGTAAATCGGCTGGATAGCCTGAATTGTCAATTTTGGCAACGCAGGGCTGCTTAA
- a CDS encoding IS110 family transposase translates to MATELILASDEFNAIDDPKKLACHAGVAPFEHSSGSSVRGKTRVNHHARKSLKTLLHMAAMSALQVPGELQEYYQRKVKEGKNKMLVINALRNKLIHRVYAVVKRSKKYNKNHTPTLV, encoded by the coding sequence GTGGCCACTGAATTAATCCTGGCCAGTGATGAGTTCAACGCTATTGATGACCCCAAAAAGCTGGCTTGCCATGCGGGCGTAGCTCCCTTCGAGCACTCCTCGGGCAGTAGTGTACGGGGTAAGACCCGGGTGAATCATCACGCTCGAAAATCGCTAAAAACCTTGCTTCATATGGCAGCCATGTCGGCTCTTCAAGTGCCCGGTGAATTACAGGAGTATTACCAGCGAAAAGTCAAAGAAGGTAAGAATAAGATGTTGGTTATCAACGCACTAAGAAATAAACTCATCCATCGGGTCTATGCGGTGGTCAAGCGGAGTAAAAAATATAACAAAAATCATACGCCAACCCTTGTTTGA
- a CDS encoding IS110 family transposase, translating to MEHTGLYNAHALDVLFQAQLPIWLEASLHIKQAGGLQRGKSDSVDAQRIAEYAYRFQDRTRLWKPARAVMKKLTEFTRLRQRLQGMISQLKVPLAEQKRFGDKVLTTQLGQHCSSSLKALLSDLKGGEKAIKQLITDDPTLKALRSGGPV from the coding sequence ATGGAGCACACGGGTCTTTACAATGCACACGCCTTGGACGTATTGTTTCAGGCTCAGTTACCGATCTGGCTAGAAGCTTCCCTCCATATTAAACAAGCTGGCGGGCTGCAACGAGGCAAGTCAGATAGTGTTGATGCTCAGCGGATTGCTGAGTACGCTTATCGCTTTCAAGACCGGACTCGGCTTTGGAAACCGGCTCGAGCCGTCATGAAAAAGCTGACTGAATTTACTCGACTTCGTCAGCGTCTGCAAGGTATGATTAGCCAGTTGAAAGTGCCTTTGGCCGAGCAAAAACGATTTGGTGACAAAGTCCTGACTACCCAACTAGGTCAGCATTGCAGTAGCTCACTGAAAGCACTGCTAAGTGATTTAAAAGGGGGCGAAAAGGCAATTAAACAGCTCATTACTGACGATCCTACCTTGAAAGCGCTCCGCTCCGGCGGCCCGGTTTGA
- a CDS encoding IS3 family transposase → MRENSRCYGSRRVLEALKEQGVKVGRHRVRRLMQEQDWRAIQPRSRFGDPIRTQND, encoded by the coding sequence GTGCGGGAAAACTCCCGATGCTATGGCAGCCGTCGCGTGCTGGAAGCTCTGAAAGAACAGGGCGTAAAGGTTGGTCGACATCGGGTACGTCGTTTGATGCAAGAGCAGGACTGGCGGGCCATTCAGCCCCGTAGTCGCTTCGGCGATCCGATTCGTACCCAAAACGACTAA
- a CDS encoding transposase produces MRLVANGEPIMAVARKMGISDSLIHAWRKTNDKGEKKTDQSLQQEVDSLRKQLRQSEMEREILKKAVAIFSRQT; encoded by the coding sequence TTGCGGCTAGTTGCCAATGGTGAACCCATTATGGCCGTAGCCCGTAAGATGGGTATTAGCGATAGCCTGATTCACGCTTGGCGGAAGACCAATGACAAAGGGGAAAAGAAAACTGATCAAAGTCTTCAACAAGAAGTCGATAGCCTACGTAAGCAACTGCGGCAAAGCGAGATGGAGCGCGAGATTCTAAAAAAAGCTGTTGCCATTTTCAGCCGACAAACCTGA
- a CDS encoding helix-turn-helix domain-containing protein — MEYELKTNDNHSFRARCQAILLKAAGRSSTDVGQLVGMCHVSVNSWLKRFKTSGLDGLKTKSGRGRKPILTKQTDTDAVLAAVKANRQRIQLAKADWETSRSAGS; from the coding sequence TTGGAATATGAACTAAAAACCAATGATAACCATAGCTTTCGAGCGCGCTGCCAGGCCATTCTGCTCAAAGCGGCCGGCCGCTCTTCAACAGATGTAGGCCAGCTTGTGGGCATGTGCCATGTCAGTGTCAATAGCTGGCTGAAACGATTCAAAACCAGTGGGTTAGACGGACTCAAGACTAAGTCCGGACGAGGTCGAAAGCCCATATTGACCAAGCAAACCGATACAGATGCTGTACTAGCAGCCGTCAAAGCCAATCGCCAACGAATCCAACTAGCCAAAGCTGACTGGGAAACAAGTCGTTCGGCTGGTAGCTAG
- a CDS encoding M12 family metallopeptidase, whose amino-acid sequence MKTIAISPLLFAFTCSLLSCTQNTTEKILEITPVVKVTRPEEAFPLQQGPLKTGMLNGEKITYSLINGQAVFQSDILVSPDSINDSMDFHTQAIKGTGRKKLYSRWPNKTVYYTIDPELPNKARVYNAIAHWEANTSIRFMLRTTQRGYVLFRLGPGCSSNIGYAGGLQYINLANICSTGNTIHEIGHTVGLWHEHTRTDRDNYITINAGNITNGYETDFQTYEQRGMDGFNYAGGLDFGSIMLYGSFDFSRNGLPTITKKDGSTFIGQRQSLSATDIATVQSMYP is encoded by the coding sequence ATGAAGACTATTGCGATCTCCCCACTACTGTTTGCCTTTACCTGTAGTTTACTTAGTTGCACCCAAAATACAACGGAAAAAATATTGGAAATAACGCCAGTTGTAAAGGTAACACGGCCAGAAGAAGCATTCCCACTCCAGCAGGGGCCACTCAAGACAGGCATGTTGAACGGTGAGAAAATTACGTATTCCCTTATTAATGGACAGGCAGTTTTTCAAAGTGATATATTAGTAAGTCCAGATAGTATCAATGATTCAATGGACTTTCACACCCAAGCAATAAAAGGAACTGGACGCAAGAAGTTATACTCCCGCTGGCCCAATAAAACAGTTTATTATACCATCGATCCCGAACTCCCAAATAAGGCTCGGGTATATAATGCCATTGCACACTGGGAGGCTAATACATCTATCCGGTTCATGCTCCGTACGACTCAACGCGGTTATGTGCTGTTCCGCCTTGGGCCAGGTTGCTCCTCCAACATTGGTTATGCTGGAGGTCTGCAATACATAAACTTAGCGAACATTTGTTCTACTGGCAATACGATTCACGAAATTGGGCACACTGTTGGTCTATGGCATGAACATACTCGTACCGATCGTGACAACTATATTACAATCAATGCAGGAAACATTACTAATGGATACGAAACGGACTTCCAAACTTATGAGCAGAGAGGTATGGACGGGTTTAACTATGCCGGAGGATTGGATTTTGGCTCGATTATGCTATACGGCTCCTTTGACTTTTCAAGAAACGGTTTGCCCACTATTACGAAGAAAGACGGATCAACGTTTATAGGGCAGCGTCAGTCTCTGTCAGCGACAGACATTGCTACTGTTCAATCAATGTATCCTTGA
- a CDS encoding transposase → MYAYKKEQLAELEGLAQQGLIELFYGDESQVCSAGYVPYGWQFPGEEVCIRVEKGFKLNCWGLISRQNKLHWATTNQRITAAFVGQQLDSLSLSIHRLTVVVLDNARVHRAASIQQMRPLWEARGLYLFFFADLLSSLKHR, encoded by the coding sequence GTGTATGCTTACAAAAAAGAGCAACTCGCGGAACTGGAAGGCCTTGCCCAGCAGGGGCTCATTGAGTTGTTCTATGGCGACGAATCGCAGGTGTGTAGTGCGGGCTATGTGCCCTATGGTTGGCAATTTCCCGGCGAAGAGGTCTGTATTCGGGTTGAGAAGGGCTTTAAACTGAACTGTTGGGGCTTGATTAGCCGGCAAAACAAGTTGCATTGGGCCACCACCAATCAACGAATTACAGCCGCCTTTGTGGGTCAACAACTGGATAGCTTGTCGTTGTCGATTCATAGACTGACGGTGGTAGTGTTAGACAATGCCAGGGTTCATCGAGCCGCATCCATTCAGCAGATGCGTCCCCTATGGGAGGCCCGTGGGCTATACTTGTTTTTTTTTGCCGACTTACTCTCCTCACTTAAACATCGCTGA
- a CDS encoding IS3 family transposase, with protein sequence MTGPPVRLFNYIEGYYNVCRLHSSLGYRSPIDFENQ encoded by the coding sequence ATGACAGGGCCGCCTGTGCGGTTGTTTAACTATATTGAAGGGTACTATAACGTCTGTAGGTTGCACTCATCGCTAGGCTATCGTTCACCGATTGACTTTGAAAACCAATAA
- a CDS encoding transposase: protein MRSKNDKIDAQGLSRMGLEQQVPIWKPLSKNLYALRLLTRQHQRLQELRTQSTNQQHALEHSTFDSSFIDKQLTKLVSIYEAQLVALETAIKELIEQDPILKPRMERLVAIKGLALLLVAVLVAETNGFEGFTNQRHLVSYAGYDVVENQSGNHSGKTRISKKGNSRLRRILHMPAFNAIRFNEPTCKALYERVYERTHIKMKAYVAVQKRLLLMAYALWRHGVEYDSLYLANRASKDKKIVPTGGTTQDQVAESELSHL, encoded by the coding sequence GTGCGGTCCAAGAACGATAAAATCGACGCCCAGGGCTTGTCCCGCATGGGACTTGAACAGCAAGTGCCGATCTGGAAACCGCTCTCTAAAAACCTGTATGCGTTGCGCTTGTTGACTCGCCAACACCAACGCCTGCAAGAACTGCGAACCCAGTCCACCAATCAGCAGCATGCCCTGGAACATAGTACTTTTGACAGCAGCTTCATTGACAAACAGTTAACCAAGTTGGTGTCCATCTACGAGGCACAGCTAGTTGCTTTGGAAACGGCAATCAAAGAGCTTATTGAGCAAGATCCAATACTAAAGCCCCGTATGGAACGACTGGTAGCCATTAAAGGTCTTGCTCTGTTGTTAGTAGCAGTACTGGTGGCCGAAACCAATGGCTTCGAGGGCTTTACCAACCAACGGCACTTGGTTAGTTATGCCGGCTACGACGTCGTGGAAAACCAATCGGGTAACCACTCGGGTAAAACGCGTATCTCCAAGAAAGGCAATAGCCGTCTACGTCGTATCCTGCATATGCCTGCTTTTAATGCGATTCGGTTCAATGAACCCACTTGCAAAGCCCTTTATGAGCGGGTCTATGAACGAACTCATATCAAGATGAAAGCCTACGTGGCTGTTCAGAAACGATTGCTTTTGATGGCCTACGCCTTGTGGCGTCACGGGGTCGAATACGACTCTTTGTATTTAGCGAACCGAGCCAGCAAGGACAAAAAAATAGTCCCGACCGGCGGGACTACACAGGATCAAGTGGCCGAATCCGAGTTGTCCCACTTGTAG